The following nucleotide sequence is from Paenibacillus andongensis.
AGCATTCAAATCGCTAACGAAGTAATGCAAGTTTTTCTTCTCGAATTGCGCAGCTTCCGGTAATTCAAGACGACGCGGCTCGAATGCGCCAACCCCACCCGAAATAATAACGGCGCGACTGTAATGTATGCCTTTATCTGTTGTTATTTCGAAGAGACGCTCTTCTTTTTTGATCACTTGGTGTACTTTCTCTTCCAAGCAAGTGTTGATTTGAAAGTGTTTCATTTGAGCCAATAAGTTGTCCACTAGTTCTTGTGCAGTTACTTTCGGAAAGCCAGCTACATCATAAATGTATTTCTCAGGATATAAAGCTGCAAGCTGACCACCAAGCTGCGGCATACTTTCGATAATTTTAACGGATGCTTGGCGCATACCTGCATAGAATGATGCGAACATGCCAGCAGGGCCACCGCCAATTACTATGATATCTACGATATCTTGATTTGTTTCTCTCTCGTTCATTGTTTAAACTCCTCCGATTCATTTCCTTTGTTGTGTGTGATTCTCCTGAGTACAGTCACAATCATTATTCCATTATAAACGTCTCTTCTATTGAAGGAAACAGAAAAGTGAGATTTCTTTATATAAATCGCTTATATATATGATAAATAATGCTTACATTGGTTGGTCAGGTTAGAAGGGCCTGTACGCCTTATTTTAAAGGAAAATAGCACTTGATATTTACTTATGAAAATTATATTATATCATGAGAATAGTTTTAAGCATGTTGTGACTAATTTCATCCTGTTTCATCATAATTCGCTGCGATTGTGAGCAAACTAGAGGCAGTATACTACTTTTGAAGCTGTTTGTGTAATTTTTCACAAGATAGAGAAACCATAGGACAATAAATACGGATATGGAAGTGAGAGAGAAATGAGTAGAATACCAAGAATCGTAATTTTAGGAGCAGGCTATGGCGGAATCCTTTCCGCAATTCGTTTGCAAAAAGAGTTAAATTACAATGAAGCCGATGTAACACTTGTAAACAAACATGACTATCATTACATTACTACCCATCTTCATATGCCTGCTGCAGGAACGGATAATCCTGAAAATGCACGCGTGAACATTTTGAAATTGATTGATGAATTTAAAGTTGATTTCGTGAAATCCACCGTTACTCAAATCCGTCCGCACGAGAAAAAGGTTATTCTCGAAGATGGTACACTTTCTTATGACTACCTGGTTATTGGTCTTGGTGGTGAAGCTGAAACTTTCGGTATCCCAGGTCTTAAAGAAAACGCATTGAACATTCGCAGTATCAACAGCGTTCGCTTCATTCGTGAACACATTGAATATCAATTCGCGAAGTTCAAGCGTGAACCAGACCGCAAAGATTACCTGACATTCGTTATCGGTGGAGCAGGGTTTACTGGCATCGAGTTCATTGGTGAACTTGCTGACCGTATTCCACAGCTTTGCAAAGAGTTCGACGTAGATCCTTCCCTTGTGAAGATTTATAATATTGAAGCAGCTCCAACGGCGCTACCTGGATTTGATCCAGAGCTTGTTGAGTATGCGATGAAAGTGTTGACTGACAAAGGCATTACTTTCAAAATTGGCACAGCAATTAAAGAATGTACACCTGAAGGTGTGCTGATCGCTGGTGATGAGTTCATCAAAGCAGCTACAGTTGTTTGGACAGGCGGTATCCGCGGTAACCATATGCTTGATGAAGCTGGCTTCGAAACGATGCGCGGCAGAATTAAAGTCGATGAGTACCTGCATGCACCTGGGTTCGATAACATCTATGTTGTAGGTGACTGTTCTATCGTGATGAACGATGAAGGCAGACCATACCCTCCAACAGCTCAAATCGCTATGCAGCAAGGTGAAGCTGTTGCGCACAACCTGATTGCTTCCATTCGCGGTTCGCAAATGAAAACTTTCAAATACTCCAACAAAGGTACAGTTGCTTCCTTAGGTAAAGGTCAAGCTATCGGTATTGTTGGTTCCCGTAAGCTCAAAGGTAACGTTGCAGCCATGATGAAAAAAGTGGTTGATATGAGATACCTCTACATTATCGGCGGTATTCCACTAGTTATACGTAAGGGACGTTTCTAGTCATCATTATTTAACGGGGGGATCGCCATGCGGCACTGCAGTGTCCAAGTAAGAGGACTTCTTACCCGGGATGAACTGGATCGTTACCATGCCCTGATCGAGGTCGGTCACTTTTTAGAGACTGAGAAACGCTATGATCATGTAGCTGTTGTGCAAAAGGAAATTGATATCCTTATTCTTCCCGCAATTGAACGATTGAAGGAAAAAAGTCGTCAGCGTGACCGAGATACCGAAGAGTATCTAGCCCGCAAAGCTCAGATGGAAGCCGAATTAGCGGCTGCTCTGCGTGACGACGACGATGAGGATTGATTGTATGATAAGAAAGCTTTGCTCCTCATTGAGCAAGCTTTCTTTTTTTGCTTCATTCACCTTCAAGGGCTGTTTACCCTCTTTCAAAAATGTGCACAATGTTGATTGTATGTAGTTATACAAAAAGAGTGAAGGACATGGTCCCTCACTCTTACGTTATATCTTAAATTTGAATTAATTTTACAAATTTATCAGGTGTCAGCAGGTTGCCGACATAGAAGTCGCCGAACTCACCGAAACGTGCGCTCACTTCGTCGAAACGCATTTCATATACGAGCTTTTTGAAATGAAGAGGATCATCGGAGAACAGGGTTACGCCCCACTCCCAATCATCGAGTCCTACGGAACCCGTAATGATTTGTTTGACTTTACCTGCGTATGTTCGACCAATCATGCCATGGCTGCGCATCATCGTTTTG
It contains:
- a CDS encoding NAD(P)/FAD-dependent oxidoreductase, producing the protein MSRIPRIVILGAGYGGILSAIRLQKELNYNEADVTLVNKHDYHYITTHLHMPAAGTDNPENARVNILKLIDEFKVDFVKSTVTQIRPHEKKVILEDGTLSYDYLVIGLGGEAETFGIPGLKENALNIRSINSVRFIREHIEYQFAKFKREPDRKDYLTFVIGGAGFTGIEFIGELADRIPQLCKEFDVDPSLVKIYNIEAAPTALPGFDPELVEYAMKVLTDKGITFKIGTAIKECTPEGVLIAGDEFIKAATVVWTGGIRGNHMLDEAGFETMRGRIKVDEYLHAPGFDNIYVVGDCSIVMNDEGRPYPPTAQIAMQQGEAVAHNLIASIRGSQMKTFKYSNKGTVASLGKGQAIGIVGSRKLKGNVAAMMKKVVDMRYLYIIGGIPLVIRKGRF